A genomic region of Sideroxydans sp. CL21 contains the following coding sequences:
- the ttcA gene encoding tRNA 2-thiocytidine(32) synthetase TtcA — translation MNDITQPIHFEHHSTNFNRLKGRLEHMVGKAIGDFNMIEEGDTVMVCLSGGKDSYTLLDILLTLRKRAPIDFRIVAMNLDQKQPGFPADVLPNYLKNLGVDFHIETQDTYSIVKAKIPEGKTTCSLCSRLRRGIIYKVAGELGANKIALGHHRDDMVETLFLNMFFGGKLKAMPPKLVTDKGDHIVIRPLAYCAEKDIARYARGMEFPIIPCNLCGSQENLQRQNIKEMLTQWERQYPGRSQTIFSAMQSVKPSHLLDANLFDFKNIQLGTAVDEGDVAFDQEI, via the coding sequence ATGAACGACATCACTCAACCCATCCATTTCGAGCACCATTCCACCAACTTCAATCGCCTTAAGGGACGGCTGGAGCACATGGTCGGCAAAGCCATCGGCGATTTCAACATGATCGAAGAGGGCGATACCGTGATGGTGTGCCTGAGCGGGGGCAAGGATTCCTATACCCTGCTGGATATCCTGCTCACCTTGCGCAAACGCGCGCCCATCGATTTCAGGATCGTGGCGATGAACCTCGACCAGAAGCAGCCGGGCTTCCCGGCCGATGTGTTGCCGAATTATCTGAAGAATCTCGGCGTGGACTTTCACATCGAGACACAGGATACCTACTCCATCGTCAAGGCCAAGATCCCCGAGGGCAAGACCACCTGTTCCCTCTGTTCGCGGCTGCGTCGCGGCATCATCTACAAAGTGGCGGGAGAATTGGGTGCGAACAAGATCGCGCTGGGACACCACCGCGACGATATGGTGGAGACGCTGTTCCTGAACATGTTCTTCGGCGGCAAACTCAAAGCCATGCCGCCCAAGCTGGTCACCGACAAGGGCGACCACATCGTCATCCGTCCGCTGGCCTATTGCGCCGAGAAGGACATCGCCCGTTATGCGCGCGGCATGGAATTCCCCATCATCCCGTGCAACCTGTGCGGCTCGCAGGAGAACCTGCAACGCCAGAACATTAAAGAGATGCTCACACAGTGGGAACGCCAGTATCCGGGGCGTTCCCAGACCATTTTTTCCGCCATGCAAAGCGTCAAACCTTCACACCTGCTCGACGCGAATTTGTTCGACTTCAAAAATATCCAGTTGGGAACGGCGGTGGATGAAGGCGATGTTGCCTTCGATCAGGAAATCTGA
- a CDS encoding YhcH/YjgK/YiaL family protein — protein sequence MIFSSLSQSDRYTALHPLFPRAFDYIRDTDLFNLAPGRYHILGEDLIAIVEHLPGKTRETAKLEAHRRYIDIQMVLDGSEEMGWKPLADCHNPVSEHSIERDIRFFHDAAVSWIAVPPEHFCIFFPEDAHAPLVGDGLIRKVIFKIAVNPVQP from the coding sequence ATGATCTTCTCCAGCCTCTCGCAGTCCGACCGTTACACCGCGCTGCATCCCCTGTTTCCTCGTGCGTTCGACTATATCCGCGACACCGACCTGTTCAATCTCGCGCCTGGCCGTTACCACATTCTTGGCGAGGACCTGATCGCGATCGTGGAGCATCTGCCGGGCAAGACGCGCGAAACGGCCAAGCTGGAGGCGCACCGGCGTTACATCGATATCCAGATGGTGCTGGACGGGTCAGAGGAGATGGGTTGGAAACCGCTGGCGGATTGCCACAATCCGGTGAGCGAGCACAGCATCGAGAGGGACATCCGTTTCTTCCACGATGCGGCTGTGTCGTGGATCGCCGTGCCACCCGAACATTTCTGCATCTTCTTTCCGGAGGATGCGCATGCGCCGCTGGTAGGCGACGGCCTGATACGCAAGGTAATCTTCAAGATTGCCGTGAATCCGGTACAACCCTGA
- the yegQ gene encoding tRNA 5-hydroxyuridine modification protein YegQ: MNTLRAPELLLPAGTLDKMRTAYAFGADAVYAGQPRYSLRARNNEFRLEELQIGIQEAHALGKKLFVASNLMPHNAKVKTYMADMEPVIAMRPDALIMADPGLIAMVRERWPEMPIHLSVQANTVNYAAVKFWKSLGLTRVILSRELSLDEIEEIRQECPDMELEVFVHGALCIAYSGRCLLSGYFNHRDANQGTCTNSCRWDYKVDNAAEDGTGDIQKIDFDFDKALSDSPLSDCGSQPRHPEADKVYVISRKDHPGELMPVLEDEHGTYIMNSKDLRAVEHVERLAKIGIDSLKVEGRTKSIYYVARTAQVYRQAIDDAVKGRTFNLELLGALDALASRGYTDGFYERHHTHEQQNYMRGHSESFRQQYVGDIVACANGVAEIDVKNKFSVGDKLEIIHPSGNHTIQLTEMHNLEGNAVTVAPGSGHRVQIPLQGEMTKGMVARFI, encoded by the coding sequence ATGAACACCTTGCGCGCACCCGAACTGCTATTGCCTGCCGGTACGCTAGACAAGATGCGTACCGCCTATGCCTTCGGTGCGGATGCGGTGTATGCCGGCCAACCGCGCTACTCTCTGAGAGCGCGCAATAACGAATTCAGGCTGGAAGAATTGCAAATCGGCATACAGGAAGCGCACGCGCTGGGCAAGAAACTGTTCGTCGCCAGCAACCTGATGCCGCATAACGCCAAGGTGAAGACCTACATGGCGGACATGGAACCGGTTATTGCGATGCGGCCGGACGCCCTGATCATGGCCGACCCCGGGCTGATCGCCATGGTGCGCGAGCGCTGGCCCGAGATGCCGATCCACCTGTCGGTGCAAGCCAACACCGTAAATTACGCGGCCGTGAAATTCTGGAAATCGCTCGGCCTAACTCGCGTGATCCTCTCGCGCGAACTTTCACTGGACGAGATCGAAGAGATCCGCCAGGAATGTCCCGACATGGAACTGGAAGTGTTCGTGCATGGCGCGCTGTGCATCGCCTATTCCGGTCGCTGCCTGCTCTCCGGTTATTTCAACCACCGCGATGCGAACCAGGGCACCTGCACCAACTCGTGCCGCTGGGACTATAAGGTGGACAATGCCGCCGAAGACGGCACGGGCGACATCCAGAAGATCGACTTCGATTTCGACAAGGCGCTCAGCGACAGCCCGCTATCCGATTGCGGTTCTCAACCGCGCCATCCAGAAGCTGACAAGGTGTACGTCATCTCGCGCAAGGATCATCCGGGCGAGCTGATGCCGGTGCTGGAAGACGAGCACGGCACTTACATCATGAACTCCAAGGACCTGCGCGCGGTTGAACATGTCGAACGCCTGGCAAAGATCGGCATCGACTCGCTCAAGGTGGAAGGCCGCACCAAATCCATCTACTACGTGGCCCGCACCGCACAAGTGTATCGCCAGGCCATCGACGACGCCGTCAAAGGCCGTACTTTCAACCTGGAACTGCTGGGCGCGCTGGATGCACTGGCCAGCCGCGGCTACACCGACGGCTTCTACGAGCGTCACCACACGCACGAACAGCAGAACTACATGCGCGGCCACTCCGAAAGCTTCCGCCAGCAATATGTCGGCGATATCGTGGCCTGTGCAAATGGCGTGGCCGAGATCGACGTGAAGAATAAATTTTCAGTTGGCGACAAACTCGAGATCATCCATCCTTCCGGCAACCACACCATCCAGCTCACCGAAATGCACAACCTTGAAGGCAATGCAGTCACTGTCGCACCCGGCAGCGGGCATCGCGTGCAGATACCGTTGCAGGGTGAAATGACAAAAGGAATGGTGGCGCGCTTCATCTAA
- the metF gene encoding methylenetetrahydrofolate reductase [NAD(P)H] — MESPTTPISFEFYPPQTPEGVEKLTAARQRLAAMKPEFFSVTFGAGGSTQDRTLETIRQIHAEGHNATPHLSCVGSTRDNVRALLFAYKDMGIKRIVALRGDLPSGMASIGEFQYANELVSFIRAQTGEHFHIEVAAYPEFHPQANSAREDMLNFKRKVNAGANSAITQYFYNTDGYFRFVDECRKLGVTAPVVPGIMPIMRFSQLARFSDACGAEIPRWMRKTMEGYGDDVESVQSFGLDVVTQLCEKLIAGGVPGLHFYTLNQANASLEILKRLGYR, encoded by the coding sequence ATGGAAAGCCCAACAACACCGATCAGTTTTGAATTTTATCCGCCGCAGACACCGGAGGGCGTCGAAAAGCTGACTGCAGCTCGCCAACGCCTGGCTGCAATGAAGCCGGAATTCTTTTCAGTCACTTTCGGCGCGGGTGGCTCCACGCAGGATCGCACGCTGGAAACGATCAGGCAGATACACGCCGAAGGCCATAACGCCACCCCGCACCTGTCCTGCGTCGGCTCCACGCGCGACAACGTCCGCGCACTGCTGTTCGCCTACAAGGACATGGGCATCAAACGCATCGTCGCGCTGCGCGGCGACCTGCCTTCCGGCATGGCCAGCATCGGCGAGTTTCAATATGCCAACGAGCTGGTGTCGTTCATCCGCGCGCAGACCGGCGAGCATTTCCATATCGAGGTCGCCGCCTATCCGGAATTTCATCCGCAGGCGAATTCTGCACGCGAGGACATGCTCAACTTCAAGCGCAAGGTCAATGCAGGCGCGAATTCGGCCATTACGCAATATTTCTACAACACGGACGGCTATTTCCGTTTCGTCGATGAATGCCGCAAGCTCGGCGTCACGGCCCCCGTCGTGCCCGGCATCATGCCCATCATGCGCTTCTCGCAACTCGCACGCTTTTCCGATGCTTGCGGCGCCGAGATCCCGCGCTGGATGCGCAAGACGATGGAAGGTTACGGCGATGATGTGGAATCGGTGCAGAGCTTCGGGCTGGATGTCGTCACGCAGCTATGCGAAAAGCTCATTGCGGGGGGAGTGCCCGGTCTGCATTTCTACACACTGAACCAGGCCAACGCTTCGCTGGAAATCCTGAAACGTCTGGGCTACCGATGA
- a CDS encoding phage holin family protein, which yields MRLLLIWTLNALALVAVANFVPGIHVDGFTEAFIAAFVLGLVNTLIRPIFLVLTLPVTMLTLGLFIFVINGLMFWFAGSILRGFVVDSFWSGVFGAVLYSIFSWALSSAAAQLLVRKNGKPNNTDQF from the coding sequence ATACGACTGCTGCTTATCTGGACATTGAACGCCCTCGCCCTGGTGGCGGTGGCGAACTTCGTGCCGGGCATACACGTCGACGGGTTCACGGAGGCGTTCATCGCGGCTTTTGTGCTGGGTCTCGTCAACACGTTAATCCGTCCGATCTTTCTGGTGCTGACGCTGCCGGTCACCATGCTCACGCTGGGGCTGTTCATCTTCGTCATCAACGGCTTGATGTTCTGGTTCGCGGGTTCCATCCTGCGCGGCTTCGTGGTCGACAGTTTCTGGTCCGGCGTATTCGGCGCAGTCCTGTACAGCATCTTTTCCTGGGCGCTGAGTTCAGCCGCCGCACAACTACTTGTGAGAAAAAATGGAAAGCCCAACAACACCGATCAGTTTTGA
- the ahcY gene encoding adenosylhomocysteinase, producing MNAAVNGFTDYIVADMSLADWGRKELAIAEIEMPGLMAIRKEFAKTQPLKGARITGSLHMTIQTGVLIETLKALGAEVRWASCNIYSTQDHAAAAIAATGTPVFAVKGETLAEYWDYTHRIFEWADGGLSNMILDDGGDATLLLHLGARAEKDASLISKPSSEEETCLFASIKAKLAIDKTWYSTRLAAIKGVTEETTTGVHRLYQMHERGDLKFPAINVNDSVTKSKFDNLYGCRESLVDGIKRATDVMIAGKIAVIAGYGDVGKGSAQAMRALSAQVWVTEIDPICALQAAMEGYRVVTMDYACEHGDIFVTTTGNFHVITHDHMKKMKNQAIVCNIGHFDNEIDVASLKQYKWENIKPQVDHVIFPDGKRILLLAEGRLVNLGCGTGHPSYVMSSSFANQTIAQIELYTRTKEYPVGVYTLPKHLDEKVARLQLTTLNAQLTTLTDQQAAYINVPKEGPYKANHYRY from the coding sequence ATGAACGCTGCCGTAAACGGTTTCACCGACTATATCGTCGCCGACATGTCCCTCGCTGACTGGGGACGCAAAGAACTGGCCATCGCCGAAATCGAAATGCCCGGCCTGATGGCCATCCGCAAGGAATTCGCCAAGACTCAACCGCTGAAGGGCGCACGCATCACCGGTTCGCTGCACATGACCATCCAGACCGGCGTGCTGATCGAAACGCTGAAGGCACTGGGTGCAGAAGTGCGCTGGGCTTCCTGCAACATCTACTCCACCCAGGACCATGCAGCCGCCGCCATCGCCGCGACCGGCACACCGGTGTTTGCCGTCAAAGGCGAAACACTGGCCGAATACTGGGACTACACGCATCGCATCTTCGAATGGGCGGACGGCGGTTTGTCCAACATGATCCTGGACGACGGTGGTGATGCCACGCTGTTGCTGCATCTGGGTGCACGCGCTGAAAAGGACGCATCGCTGATCAGCAAGCCAAGTTCCGAAGAAGAGACTTGTTTGTTCGCTTCGATCAAGGCCAAGCTGGCTATCGACAAGACCTGGTATTCCACCCGTCTCGCTGCCATCAAGGGCGTGACCGAAGAGACCACGACCGGCGTGCACCGCCTGTATCAGATGCATGAACGCGGCGACCTGAAATTCCCCGCCATCAACGTCAACGATTCCGTCACCAAGTCCAAGTTCGACAACCTGTACGGTTGCCGCGAATCGCTGGTGGACGGCATCAAGCGCGCAACCGATGTGATGATCGCCGGCAAGATCGCCGTCATCGCCGGCTATGGCGACGTGGGCAAGGGTTCTGCGCAAGCCATGCGTGCCTTGTCCGCACAGGTCTGGGTGACAGAGATCGACCCGATCTGCGCGCTGCAGGCCGCGATGGAAGGCTACCGCGTGGTGACCATGGATTACGCCTGCGAACACGGCGACATCTTCGTGACCACCACTGGCAACTTCCACGTGATCACGCATGACCACATGAAGAAGATGAAGAACCAGGCCATCGTGTGCAACATCGGCCACTTCGACAACGAGATCGATGTTGCCTCGCTCAAGCAGTACAAGTGGGAAAACATCAAGCCGCAAGTCGACCACGTGATTTTCCCCGACGGCAAACGCATCCTGTTGCTGGCCGAAGGTCGTCTGGTGAATCTGGGTTGCGGAACCGGCCATCCGTCTTATGTGATGTCGTCTTCGTTCGCGAACCAGACCATTGCCCAGATCGAGCTGTATACCCGCACCAAGGAATATCCGGTCGGCGTGTATACCCTGCCCAAACATCTGGATGAGAAGGTCGCGCGTTTGCAATTGACCACACTGAACGCACAGTTGACCACCCTGACCGACCAGCAGGCGGCTTACATCAACGTACCCAAGGAAGGCCCTTACAAAGCCAACCACTACCGCTACTAA
- the metK gene encoding methionine adenosyltransferase, which translates to MSEYFFTSESVSEGHPDKVADQISDAIVDAILAQDKHSRIAAETLVTTGLVILAGEITTNAQVNFAKVARDTIRRIGYDDPNLRFDADGCSVHICYGTQSPDIAQGVDKAYDDTLDQGAGDQGLMFGYACRETDTLMPLPIYLSHRLVERQAQMRRDGRLSWLRPDAKSQVTIKYVDDKPFSIDTVVLSTQHSPEMTLEQIREAVIEEVIKPVLPKELIKGDIKYLVNPTGRFVIGGPHGDAGLTGRKIIVDTYGGAAPHGGGAFSGKDPSKVDRSAAYAGRYVAKNIVAAGLADKCLVQISYAIGVAQPTSIMVTTYGTGKISDEKITALVKKHFDLRPKGIVLMLDLLRPIYQKTAAYGHFGREEPEFKWEATDKAAALRADAGL; encoded by the coding sequence ATGAGCGAATACTTTTTTACATCCGAATCCGTGTCCGAGGGCCATCCGGACAAGGTTGCAGACCAAATTTCCGACGCCATCGTGGATGCGATTCTAGCGCAGGACAAACATTCACGCATCGCAGCCGAGACATTGGTCACCACGGGTTTGGTCATTCTGGCCGGAGAGATCACCACCAATGCCCAAGTGAATTTCGCCAAAGTTGCACGCGACACCATACGCCGCATTGGGTATGACGACCCGAACCTTCGCTTTGATGCTGACGGTTGTTCCGTTCATATCTGCTATGGCACGCAAAGCCCGGACATCGCACAGGGCGTGGACAAAGCCTACGACGACACGCTCGATCAGGGCGCCGGCGACCAGGGCCTGATGTTCGGTTATGCCTGCCGCGAGACCGACACCCTGATGCCCCTTCCTATCTATCTTTCGCACCGCCTGGTTGAGCGTCAGGCACAGATGCGCCGCGACGGCCGCTTGAGCTGGCTGCGCCCGGACGCAAAATCGCAAGTCACCATCAAATATGTGGACGACAAACCATTCAGCATCGACACCGTGGTGCTTTCCACCCAGCACTCTCCGGAAATGACGCTGGAACAGATCCGCGAAGCCGTCATTGAAGAAGTCATCAAGCCCGTATTGCCCAAGGAACTCATCAAGGGCGACATCAAATATCTGGTCAACCCGACCGGACGTTTCGTCATCGGCGGCCCGCACGGCGATGCCGGTTTGACCGGACGCAAGATCATCGTCGACACCTACGGCGGCGCGGCCCCGCACGGCGGCGGTGCGTTCTCCGGCAAGGATCCGTCCAAGGTTGACCGCTCTGCCGCCTACGCCGGTCGTTATGTGGCGAAGAACATCGTCGCTGCCGGTCTGGCCGACAAATGCCTGGTACAGATCAGCTACGCCATCGGCGTGGCGCAACCGACGAGCATCATGGTCACCACCTATGGCACGGGCAAGATCTCCGACGAGAAGATCACCGCACTGGTCAAGAAGCATTTCGACCTGCGTCCCAAAGGCATCGTGCTGATGCTCGACTTGTTGCGTCCGATCTACCAAAAGACTGCTGCCTACGGCCACTTCGGTCGCGAAGAGCCGGAGTTCAAGTGGGAGGCCACCGACAAGGCAGCCGCTCTGAGGGCTGACGCAGGACTGTAA